In Hirundo rustica isolate bHirRus1 chromosome 2, bHirRus1.pri.v3, whole genome shotgun sequence, one genomic interval encodes:
- the ZC3H12C gene encoding probable ribonuclease ZC3H12C, whose product MGLKDHLGHDLGHLYVGSTGTQINAIVPWSMAEKPTMDKVNSRKEDGEKEMSEETSGSSSCDSEESTNSDNDSERLNNSASESHLLPKTHRQLCRSPCLEPHILKRNEILQDFRIEEAQIVPKEVKKPPDVVKEYQTKLEFALKLGYSEEQVQLVLNKLGTDALINDILGELVKLGNKTETDQTVTNANTSVMREASSIESQRSESPLQEDVTEDGDNLRPIVIDGSNVAMSHGNKEVFSCRGIKLAVDWFLERGHKDVTVFVPAWRKEQSRPDALITDQEILRKLEKEKILVFTPSRRVQGRRVVCYDDRFIVKLAFESDGIIVSNDNYRDLANEKPEWKKFIDERLLMYSFVNDKFMPPDDPLGRHGPSLDNFLRKKPIVPEHKKQPCPYGKKCTYGHKCKYYHPERGNQPQRSVADELRAMSRSTAAKTTSEGLVKSNSVPCSTKSDGASELKRGAPKRQSDPSIRTQVYQDLEEKLPTKNKLETRSVPSLVSIPSSSAGKPQSTALLTNGLPSGVHFPPQDQRPQGQYPTVMMATKNHGTPMPYDQYPKCESPVDVGYYSMLSAYSNLSISGPRSPERRFSLDTDYRISSVASDCSSEGSVSCGSSDSYVGYSDRSYMSSPDPQLEENLKCQHMHPHGRLNTQPFLQSYHEPLTRVQSYSHEEPKHHHKSPIPYMAVHPAVGARSSCPNDYSASPSSSHSKALHLGRALVSTRIDSVSDSRLYENSPLRHRKPYSGQEGLGGWDRQSYGMDAYGYRQTYSLPSNPTQPCYEQFAFQSLPEQQDQPWRVPYCGIPQDPPRLQDTREKVYINLCNIFPPDLVRMVMKKNPHVTDAQQLAAAILVEKSQLGY is encoded by the exons ATGGGCTTGAAGGATCATCTGGGGCATGACTTAGGCCACCTTTATGTGGGGAGCACTGGCACACAAATAAATGCAATTGTACCTTGGTCCATGGCGGAGAAGCCAACGATGGATAAGGTTAATTCTAGGAAAGAAGAcggagaaaaggagatgtctGAAGAGACTTCTGGAAGCTCCAGCTGTGACTCCGAAGAAAGCACAAATTCTGATAATGATTCAGAGAGACTGAATAATTCTGCATCGGAGTCACATTTATTGCCTAAGACTCACCGACAGTTGTGCCGATCTCCTTGCTTAGAGCctcatatattaaaaagaaatgaaatcttgcaagACTTTAGGATAGAAGAGGCTCAGATAGTACCTAAGGAAGTCAAAAAGCCTCCTGATGTGGTGAAAGAATATCAAACCAAACTGGAGTTTGCACTTAAGTTGGGTTACTCTGAAGAGCAGGTTCAACTTGTACTAAATAAACTTGGTACTGATGCTTTAATAAATGATATTTTGGGAGAACTTGTCAAACTCGGGAATAAAACTGAGACTGATCAGACTGTAACTAATGCTAACACTAGTGTAATGCGTGAAGCGTCTTCCATAGAGTCTCAGAGGTCAGAGTCTCCACTGCAGGAGGATGTGACAGAGGATGGAGACAACCTGAGGCCAATAGTTATTGATGGCAGCAATGTTGCAATGAG CCACGGGAacaaagaagtattttcttGTCGAGGAATCAAATTGGCAGTAGATTGGTTTTTGGAAAGAGGCCACAAGGATGTTACTGTGTTTGTGCCAGCGTGGAGGAAAGAGCAGTCGAGACCAGATGCTCTTATAACAG ATCAAGAAATCTTACGTAAattagaaaaagagaagattCTCGTCTTCACACCATCCCGGCGTGTGCAGGGGAGAAGGGTGGTGTGCTACGATGACCGATTTATAGTGAAGTTGGCCTTCGAGTCAGATGGCATCATTGTCTCTAATGATAACTACAGGGATCTAGCTAATGAAAAGCCAGAATGGAAGAAGTTTATAGATGAACGCTTGTTGATGTATTCTTTTGTTAATGACAA ATTTATGCCTCCTGATGATCCTCTTGGCCGCCATGGTCCAAGTCTGGACAATTTTCTTAGGAAGAAGCCTATTGTGCCAGAACATAAGAAGCAACCATGTCCATATG GGAAGAAATGTACCTATGGACACAAATGCAAATACTATCATCCAGAAAGAGGAAATCAGCCTCAGCGATCTGTAGCTGATGAACTTCGTGCCATGTCTAGAAGCACAGCTGCCAAAACTACAAGTGAAGGACTGGTAAAAAGCAATAGTGTCCCCTGTAGCACTAAAAGTGATGGCGCTTCAGAGCTGAAGCGTGGTGCTCCAAAGAGGCAATCGGATCCTAGTATAAGGACTCAAGTCTATCAAGACTTGGAGGAGAAGCTTCCCACCAAAAACAAATTGGAAACCAGGTCTGTACCTTCTTTAGTTAGTATACCAAGTTCCTCTGCTGGAAAACCCCAAAGTACTGCACTTTTAACTAACGGCCTTCCATCCGGAGTTCACTTCCCACCTCAGGATCAAAGACCACAGGGACAGTATCCTACAGTGATGATGGCAACCAAAAATCATGGAACACCAATGCCTTACGACCAGTATCCAAAATGTGAGTCTCCGGTGGATGTAGGGTATTACTCTATGCTGAGTGCGTATTCGAATCTCAGTATATCTGGACCGCGTAGTCCTGAAAGGCGCTTCTCCTTGGACACGGATTATCGGATTAGCTCTGTGGCTTCTGACTGCAGCAGCGAGGGCAGCGTCAGCTGTGGCAGTAGCGATTCCTACGTGGGTTACAGCGACCGCTCTTACATGAGTTCGCCTGACCCACAACTAGAGGAGAACTTGAAGTGCCAACACATGCACCCCCACGGCCGCCTTAACACTCAGCCCTTCCTACAGAGCTACCACGAGCCCCTCACTCGAGTGCAGAGCTATAGTCACGAAGAACCAAAGCATCACCACAAATCTCCCATTCCGTACATGGCTGTGCATCCAGCGGTCGGTGCTCGTTCCAGTTGTCCGAACGACTACTCGGCATCTCCGAGCTCCTCCCACTCAAAGGCGCTACATCTGGGGAGAGCCCTGGTGTCCACGAGAATAGACAGCGTTTCAGACTCGCGCTTGTACGAGAACTCTCCGTTAAGACACAGAAAGCCTTACTCtggccaggaagggctggggggtTGGGATAGGCAGAGTTATGGGATGGATGCCTACGGCTACCGCCAGACGTACTCCTTGCCCAGCAACCCCACGCAGCCGTGCTACGAGCAGTTTGCCTTCCAAAGCCTTCCCGAGCAGCAGGACCAGCCCTGGCGCGTACCTTACTGTGGAATCCCGCAAGACCCCCCAAGGCTCCAAGACACCCGGGAGAAGGTTTACATTAACCTCTGCAACATCTTCCCCCCCGATCTCGTGAGGATGGTGATGAAGAAGAACCCTCACGTGACGGACGCTCAGCAGCTCGCCGCGGCCATCTTAGTGGAGAAATCTCAGCTAGGTTATTGA